DNA sequence from the Paenibacillus azoreducens genome:
AAAATCAATAGACAAGACTCGGTAAAACATAAGGGAGAGTATTATGAAAGGTTTTATGGGTTTTCGCCAGAAGGAAGAGACGAAGTCCAAGGACATCGAGGCGGCCTCCGGGCATGAAGAACATGAAAGCATAAGAGCTTTTTCCTTGAAAAATATAAAAGGGCTGAAACGGATTTCTGCACGGAAATGGATTGCGGGTACAGTCTCGGCAGCTGCGGTCGTCACCATTCTGGTATTGGCGGGCAATCAATATGTTGATGCCAAGACCGTGCCTTATTATCATGTCTATGTACATGGCAAAGAGATTGGTACGATTGACGACCCTGCGCGGCTCGAACATTTATATGAGCAAAAAAAGCAGGAATATCAAAAAAAGTATCCGGATGTCGTGATGGGCCTACATACGAAGGGGATCACCACGAAATTGGATAAGGCTTACCAGGCGGAGCCCAAGACACAGCAAACGCTCGATAAAATTGGCGGCATGCTGAAAGCATATGCGGAGGGTGTAGAACTAAAGGTCGACGGCGAAACGGTAGGGATCGTTAAGGATCAAGCAACGGTGGACGCCGCGCTTGCGAAAGTGAAGCAGCGTTACGCGCCGCAAATGGCAGCCGCACCTGGAACAAACCAAGCAAATGTTAAGAAATTGGCAGCCGGCGGTACGGCGAAACCACAAAATATCGGTAAAGATCCGGTGGTGAAATCGGTACGCATTGAGGAGAAAGTCACTTCGGCGCCGACTCATACCGATCCGAATAAAGTGCTAACCGCGGATGAGGCAGCCAAACTGCTGCTTACCGGCAAAGATGCGCCGCTCGAGTACACCGTAGAAGAAGGCGATACGATCAGCTCTATTGCCAGCCAGTTCCATCTGAGCCAAAAAGAGATTTTTGCGAACAATCCTCAGGTGAAGGAAAAATATATGCAAATCGGCGACCAATTGCAGCTGACGGTACCGAAGCCGCCTCTGACGGTAACGACGGTGGAGAAAGTGTCCGAGCAGGTGGCAACGGCGCCGGATATCGAAATCCGCAAGTCGAAGGATCTGCCGGCAGGTAAAAGCAAGGTTGTCCGTCCCGGGCAGGAAGGCCTGAAGGTCATGAGTTATGTCGTGACGAAGCAAAACGGCAAGGTCGTGGATGAACAATGGGTAGGCCAGACGGTTGTGAAACCTTCGTTGACCGAAGTGGTACTGCAAGGGACCCAAGTTCCCGGCAGAGGCACAGGCCGGTTTGCCTGGCCGGTCAGCGGCGCCACTATTTCCAGCTCTTACGGTTCAAGATGGGGCCGGGCGCACAAAGGCATTGACATCGTAGGCAGCCGGACGATCAAAGCCGCCGATGACGGTGTCGTTACGTTTACCGGACGGATCAACGGTTATGGCAATGCTATCATTATCAACCATGGCAACGGCTATGAAACGCTGTATGGCCATTTGAGAAGCATTTCAACCCATACGGGAGCACATGTGAATCAGGGGACTCCGATTGGCGTGATGGGAAGTACCGGACGTTCAACCGGAACACATCTCCATTTTGAAATCCATAAATCGGGTTCCGCTCAAAACCCGATGAAATATTTGAATTAATCGCTAATCCGTTTAAGATTCAGCACTTATGACGTCACATTTATAGATTCTCCTATAGCGAATATATGATCGGCACGGCTTTCTCTGAAGGCGGTGCCCTTTTTTTGCATCAACATGTGGTCGGCCGGGAATGGATGAGACGAGAAGCCAGGTATGGTAAAATGAAAAAAAGAATGTACGAGTTTCAGATGAACGGGGTGAATATTGATGCAGGGAACCATTTTGGTGGTGGATGACGAACAGCCCATTGCCGATATTTTGAAATTTAATTTGGAAAAAGAAGGTTATGAGGTCATCTGCACCTTTGATGGCGTGAGCGCGGTCGAAATGGCGGTTTCCATTCAGCCTGATTTGATGCTGCTGGATTTGATGCTTCCAGGTAAGGATGGGATGGATGTGTGCCGCGAGGTGCGTGCCCATGGCCTGCATATGCCAATCATTATGCTGACTGCCAAGGATGGGGAAATCGACAAGGTGCTTGGACTTGAGCTTGGGGCGGATGATTATGTCACCAAACCGTTCAGCACGAGGGAGCTGCTTGCGCGGGTGAAGGCGCAGATGCGGCGCCAAACCAAGCCGACGGGAACGGAGACCCCTGTTACAGCAGCAGAGCAGAAGCAGGGGATCCAGC
Encoded proteins:
- a CDS encoding peptidoglycan DD-metalloendopeptidase family protein codes for the protein MKGFMGFRQKEETKSKDIEAASGHEEHESIRAFSLKNIKGLKRISARKWIAGTVSAAAVVTILVLAGNQYVDAKTVPYYHVYVHGKEIGTIDDPARLEHLYEQKKQEYQKKYPDVVMGLHTKGITTKLDKAYQAEPKTQQTLDKIGGMLKAYAEGVELKVDGETVGIVKDQATVDAALAKVKQRYAPQMAAAPGTNQANVKKLAAGGTAKPQNIGKDPVVKSVRIEEKVTSAPTHTDPNKVLTADEAAKLLLTGKDAPLEYTVEEGDTISSIASQFHLSQKEIFANNPQVKEKYMQIGDQLQLTVPKPPLTVTTVEKVSEQVATAPDIEIRKSKDLPAGKSKVVRPGQEGLKVMSYVVTKQNGKVVDEQWVGQTVVKPSLTEVVLQGTQVPGRGTGRFAWPVSGATISSSYGSRWGRAHKGIDIVGSRTIKAADDGVVTFTGRINGYGNAIIINHGNGYETLYGHLRSISTHTGAHVNQGTPIGVMGSTGRSTGTHLHFEIHKSGSAQNPMKYLN
- the yycF gene encoding response regulator YycF, translated to MQGTILVVDDEQPIADILKFNLEKEGYEVICTFDGVSAVEMAVSIQPDLMLLDLMLPGKDGMDVCREVRAHGLHMPIIMLTAKDGEIDKVLGLELGADDYVTKPFSTRELLARVKAQMRRQTKPTGTETPVTAAEQKQGIQLFDLFIDTDMYMVYKDGEALDLTHREYELVYYMVKNAGKVMTREHLLQAVWGFEYFGDVRTVDVTIRRLREKIEENPSKPEYILTRRGLGYVMRSPKNGGL